A genomic window from Lycium barbarum isolate Lr01 chromosome 4, ASM1917538v2, whole genome shotgun sequence includes:
- the LOC132635266 gene encoding pentatricopeptide repeat-containing protein At5g46580, chloroplastic, whose translation MAAKFSTALDIHCSIPYTSDTKLPYGYSSSKSSRLHIKRFTIFCNSSSKSPKPNVNLDVDSSRKKPSLSEQLKPLSNTILDDPPNQPRILSKPKSTWVNPTRPKPSVLSLQRQKRSSYNYNPQIRDLKNFARRLSECHFSNDAFLAVLEDIPHPPTRDNALLVLNSLRPWQKSILFLNWIKTQNLFPLETIFYNVAMKSLRFGRQFQQIEDLAFEMIESGIELDNITYSTIITCAKRCNLFDKAVEWFERMYKTGLMPDEVTYSAVLDVYAQLGKVEEVMSLYERGRASGWTPDAVAFAVLAKVFGAAGDYDGIRFVLQEMKSLEVQPNLVVYNTLLEAMGKAGKPGLARSLFEEMVDSGLSPDAKTLTALIKIYGKARWARDALDLWERMKSNGWPMDFILYNTLLSMCADLGLEEEAETLFDDMRKSEHCRLDSWSYTAMLNIYGSVGNAEKAMALFEEMSKVGIPVNVMGCTCLVQCFGRAKRIDDLVKVFEVSVQRGVKPDDRLCGCLLSVVSYCKGDDADKVLACLQQANPRLVTFVKMLEDESTSYEIVKEEFRSILTNTSDDARRPFCNCLIDISRNRNRAERAHELLYLGTVYGLYPGLHTKTPEEWRLNVRALSVGAAQTAFEEWMRTLARIVQSEEQLPEVLSANTGAGTHRFSQGLANAFASHVEKLAAPFRQSEEKAGFFIATREDVVSWVQSKAAATA comes from the coding sequence ATGGCTGCAAAATTCTCTACTGCTTTAGATATCCATTGCAGCATACCTTACACCTCAGATACAAAACTCCCATATGGTTATTCTTCTTCCAAATCATCAAGATTACACATCAAAAGATTCACTATTTTTTGCAATTCTAGTTCAAAATCTCCAAAACCAAATGTAAATCTTGATGTAGATTCTTCAAGAAAAAAACCATCTCTTTCTGAACAACTAAAGCCACTTTCCAACACCATTCTTGATGACCCCCCAAACCAACCAAGAATTCTTTCTAAACCAAAGTCCACTTGGGTCAACCCCACTAGGCCTAAACCTTCTGTTCTATCTTTACAACGTCAAAAAAGATCTTCTTACAATTATAACCCTCAAATTAGAGACCTTAAAAATTTTGCCAGGAGGTTAAGTGAGTGTCATTTCTCTAATGATGCTTTCTTGGCTGTTCTTGAAGATATCCCGCATCCACCTACTAGAGATAATGCCTTGTTGGTGCTTAATAGTTTAAGACCATGGCAAAAAAGTATTCTTTTCTTGAATTGGATCAAGACCCAAAATTTGTTTCCTCTTGAAACTATCTTTTATAATGTTGCTATGAAGTCTTTGAGGTTTGGTAGGCAATTTCAGCAGATAGAGGACTTAGCTTTCGAGATGATTGAAAGTGGGATTGAGCTTGATAATATTACTTATTCTACTATTATCACTTGTGCTAAAAGGTGTAATCTTTTTGATAAGGCAGTTGAGTGGTTTGAAAGGATGTATAAGACTGGTTTAATGCCTGATGAAGTTACTTATTCTGCAGTTCTTGATGTGTATGCTCAGTTAGGGAAAGTTGAGGAAGTGATGAGTTTGTATGAGAGAGGGAGAGCTAGTGGTTGGACCCCAGACGCTGTTGCTTTTGCTGTGTTGGCTAAAGTGTTTGGTGCTGCTGGGGATTATGATGGTATTAGGTTTGTGTTGCAAGAAATGAAGTCACTTGAAGTGCAGCCCAATTTGGTTGTGTATAACACATTGTTAGAAGCAATGGGGAAAGCTGGGAAGCCTGGTTTGGCTAGGAGTTTGTTTGAGGAAATGGTGGATTCAGGGCTTAGCCCGGACGCGAAGACGTTAACGGCATTGATCAAGATTTATGGTAAGGCAAGGTGGGCTAGAGATGCTTTGGACCTTTGGGAAAGAATGAAATCAAATGGATGGCCTATGGATTTCATTTTGTACAATACATTGTTGAGTATGTGTGCTGATCTTGGGTTGGAGGAAGAGGCCGAGACGTTGTTTGATGATATGAGGAAGTCGGAGCATTGTAGACTTGATAGTTGGAGCTATACAGCAATGCTTAACATATATGGAAGTGTTGGAAATGCAGAGAAAGCTATGGCTTTGTTTGAGGAAATGTCTAAAGTAGGGATCCCGGTTAACGTTATGGGATGCACTTGTTTGGTTCAGTGTTTTGGAAGAGCAAAGAGGATAGATGATTTGGTTAAGGTGTTTGAAGTTTCAGTACAGAGAGGAGTCAAGCCAGATGACAGACTTTGTGGGTGCTTGCTCTCGGTTGTGTCCTATTGCAAGGGCGACGATGCAGATAAGGTCCTTGCTTGTTTACAACAAGCTAACCCGAGATTGGTAACCTTTGTCAAGATGCTAGAAGATGAGAGCACTAGCTATGAAATTGTGAAAGAAGAGTTCAGGTCCATACTGACTAATACATCAGATGATGCAAGAAGGCCTTTCTGTAATTGTCTAATTGATATATCCAGAAACAGAAATCGTGCAGAGAGGGCTCACGAGCTTCTGTATTTAGGAACTGTATATGGATTGTATCCAGGTTTACATACTAAGACACCAGAGGAATGGAGATTGAACGTCCGAGCACTATCTGTTGGTGCAGCTCAAACTGCATTTGAAGAATGGATGAGAACACTTGCTAGGATTGTGCAAAGCGAAGAGCAATTGCCGGAAGTTTTATCAGCAAACACAGGAGCTGGGACACACAGGTTCTCACAGGGTTTGGCAAATGCCTTTGCATCTCATGTGGAGAAACTTGCTGCTCCTTTCAGACAGAGTGAAGAGAAGGCTGGTTTCTTCATTGCAACTCGTGAAGATGTAGTTTCATGGGTCCAATCAAAGGCAGCTGCAACTGCATAA